TGATTTTTCGATTGGCATCGAGTTAGAGGGCGATGGAGATACCCCATTTACAAATGAGCAATACGCGAGCTTGGCCGAGGTGACCGGGGTTTTGCTTAAGAAATATCCAGACCTTCAGTTTGCGGGGCATAGTGATATTGCTCCAGAGCGGAAGACGGACCCCGGACCATCCTTTGATTGGGTGCGCTTAACAAAAATAGCAAAGCTATCAGAAGAGAAATTACCCTTTGGGAGCGCTTCTCGCTAAGCATTAGTTCAATGGGTAAGCGTTTGCTTACTTAGTATCAGCAGAACAGATTTTTTCGAAATTAATAGGGAAATTACCAATAAATAGAGTCAGAAAAGACTTACCAAATTTAAAATATTTGCCTATACTTAGTGCCTAGTGCGATAGAAAACCACTACATCTAGTGTTTTTTCTGTAAATTTAGCCTTTTTTCAATAAAAATATACATATAGCAGGAGTAATATGACCTTCGCCGATCCACAAGCTGCAGGCCAATCAAGTTCAGTAAACCAAGGTGGTCTTGGCGCAGGGGCTAGTTTGACCCAAACCCCATCCGCGAATTTTGTAGCGGGTGGCGTAGGTCTGGCGCAAGCAACGCAACTCTCGGACTACAAAATTATTCGGCGCAATGGTTCTGTAGTCGCATTTGAGCCATCCAAAATTGCAATTGCCGTTACCAAGGCATTTTTGGCTGTGAACGGAGGCCAGGGAGCCGCTTCGGCTCGGATTCGTGAGCAGGTAGAACAGCTAACCCAAAACGTAGTGCGCGCTTTATTGCGCAGCCGTCCCAATGGCGGCACATTTCATATAGAAGATATTCAAGATCAAGTTGAGCTGACCTTAATGCGCAGTGGTGAGCATAATGTTGCACGCGCCTATGTCCTTTATCGCGAGAAGCGTAATCAAGAGCGCGCTGCCCAGCAAAGTGCAAGTCAAGATCAGGCTGCCGATGCCGCATTACCCTCCGTTCAGGTCAACGATAATGGTATTAGCAAACCCCTCAATGTTGTTGGTCTCAGAACGGTGATTGAGGCTGCATGTGAAGGATTGGGAAATCATATTGATGCTAGCCCGATCATGAGCGAGACTATTAAGAACTTATACGATGGCGTGCCAATGGCGCAGGTCTATGACTCGGCGATTTTGGCTTCGCGGACTTTGATCGAAAAAGATCCTGCTTATAGCCAAGTTACTGCACGTATTTTGATGCACGTGATCCGTAAAGAGATTTTGGGCCGTGAGGTTTTGCAAGGCGATATGCAAGCCGAGTACCCTAATTATTTCCCACAATTTATCCGCCAGGGCATCGAAGCTGAACTGCTTGATCCGCGCTTACTCGAGTTTGATTTAGCTAAGATCTCATCTGCTCTTAGCGCCGACAGAGATTTGCAGTTCAATTACCTTGGCCTGCAAACCCTGTACGACCGTTATTTCTTACACATCGAGGATCATCGTATTGAGATGCCGCAGGCCTTCTTTATGCGGGTGGCGATGGGTCTCGCCTTAAATGAGCCAGAGCGCGAGCGTCGTGCCATTGAGTTCTACGAGATTCTTTCTACCTTTGACTTTATGTCAAGCACCCCAACCTTGTTTAACTCGGCTACCTTGCGTTCACAGTTATCCAGTTGCTACCTGACGACCGTTGACGATGACCTTGATGGTATCTACGAAGCATTAAAAGAGAATGCTCTCTTGTCTAAGTTTGCAGGTGGCCTAGGTAATGATTGGACCAATGTTCGTGCTCTAGGAAGTCATATCAAGGGTACAAATGGAAAGTCACAGGGTGTGGTGCCATTCCTTAAGGTGGTCAACGATACAGCCGTTGCAGTTAATCAAGGCGGTAAACGCAAGGGCGCAGTTTGTGCCTACTTAGAGACTTGGCATTTAGACATTGAAGAGTTCTTGGAATTACGTAAGAACACGGGCGATGATCGTCGTCGTACCCATGATATGAATACCTCGAACTGGATTCCGGATTTGTTTATGAAGAGGGTGATGGAAAACGGTGATTGGACTTTGTTTTCCCCATCAACCACCCCGGATTTGCATGATAAGTATGGCAAAGCCTTTGAGCAAGCCTATGTTGCTTACGAAAAGCGGGCAGAGGCTGGTGAGATTAAACCATCAAAGAAAGTGCCAGCAGTTCAGATGTGGCGCAAGATGCTGGCCATGTTATTTGAGACCGGCCATCCGTGGATTACCTTTAAAGACCCTTGTAATATTCGGAGTCCACAGCAGCACGTTGGCGTGGTGCATTCCTCGAATCTATGTACCGAGATCACCCTGAATACCAATGAGACTGAAATTGCGGTTTGCAATTTAGGTTCAGTGAACTTGACTGCCCACATGACCACCGATGCAAATGGTCAGATGGTCTTGGATCACGCCAAGCTCAAGAAAACCATTCAGACCGCGATGCGTATGCTTGATAACGTCATTGATATTAATTACTATGCCGTTGCCAAGGCGCGCAATTCAAATGTGAAGCATCGCCCAGTGGGTTTAGGCATCATGGGCTTCCAGGATTGCTTACATATGCAGCGTATTCCGTATGCTAGTGATGCGGCAGTGAAGTTCGCAGACACTTCGATGGAAGCCGTTTGCTATTACGCCTACCAGGCATCTAGCGAGTTGGCCAAAGAGCGAGGCGCTTACAGCAGCTATCACGGATCTTTGTGGGATCGCGGCATTCTTCCCCAAGACACTCTCAAAATGCTTCAGGATGAGCGCGGCGGCTATGTGGAAGTCGATCAGTCCAGCACTATGGATTGGAATGCATTGCGTGCTCAGATTAAGCAACACGGGATGCGCAACTCTAATTGCGTGGCCATTGCTCCAACAGCAACGATTTCTAATATTATTGGGGTATCGGCCTGTATTGAGCCCACTTTCCAAAATTTGTTTGTTAAGTCGAATCTATCTGGTGAGTTTACGGTTGTGAACGACTATCTCGTTCGCGATCTCAAGGACCGCGGGCTTTGGGACGAGGTGATGATTGCTGACCTCAAGTATTTTGATGGCACTTTGTCAAAGATCGATCGGGTTCCACAGGATTTGCGTGATTTATACGCTACGGCCTTTGAGCTTGAGCCAAGTTGGTTGGTCGAGGCGGCCTCCCGTCGCCAGAAGTGGATCGATCAAGCGCAATCCTTAAATATTTATATGGCAGGTGCCTCGGGCAAGAAATTGGACGATACCTACAAACTCGCCTGGTTGCGTGGTTTAAAGACTACCTACTACCTGCGTACTATGGCTGCTACCCACGTTGAGAAGTCGACCGTAGCAACAGGCCAGCTGAACTCTGTTTCGAACGGAACAGAAACAGCCCCAGCTCTAGCGGCAGATGGGCCGGTATGCACGATGCGCCCTGGCGACCCTGGATTTGAAGAATGTGAAGCGTGTCAGTAACCCTTGCTGTAATTAAGTCTATAGGAAGAATTAGGAGAAGATTATGTTGAACTGGGACGATGAAGTTGCACCCGCGTTAGCGAAGGCGGGCTTTGCCCCGCCCCCATCGATGCCTGTGCCCCCAGCGCAGCCACAGTTAGCACCTGTTCAAGCGGATAGCGTTGCTATGGCACCGCCAGCGCAACCAGTCAAGCCTGTTGCAGAAGCGATTGAGCGGCGTGTGAACGTTGCCGATAAACGGGTCATTAATGGCACGACGGACGTTAACCAATTGGTGCCATTTAAGTACAAGTGGGCTTGGGAGAAGTATCTAGCAGGTTGTGCAAACCATTGGATGCCACAAGAAATCAATATGAACCGCGACATTGCCCTATGGAAAGACCCCAATGGGCTTACAGAGGATGAGCGACGCATCATCATGCGTAACTTAGGATTTTTCGTTACTGCCGACTCTTTGGCGGCTAACAATATTGTTCTTGGTACCTATCGCCAAATTACTGCCCCAGAGTGCCGCCAATATCTGTTGCGTCAGGCTTTTGAAGAGGCTATTCATACTCATGCCTATCAGTACATTGTTGAGTCTTTAGGCCTTGATCAAGCTGAAATCTTCAATGCTTATCACGAAGTTCCCTCGATTCGGGCTAAGGATGAGTTCCTAATCCCCTTTATCGATGTACTCACAGATCCTGCTTTTAAGACTGGAACTTTGGAAAATGATCAAAAATTGTTGCGCTCTTTGATTGTTTTTGCCTGTGTGATGGAAGGATTGTTCTTTTATGTTGGTTTTACGCAAATCCTCGCAATGGGTCGCCAAAACAAGATGACTGGTGCAGCAGAGCAGTATCAATACATCCTGCGCGATGAGTCAATGCACTGTAATTTTGGGATCGATTTGATTAACCAAATCAAGCTGGAGAACCCACAGCTATGGACTTCTGCGTTCAAAGAGGAGATCCGTAGCATCTTTGAAAAAGCGGTTGAGTTGGAGTATCGCTATGCCGAGGATACGATGCCAAGAGGGGTGCTTGGATTGAACGCGCCAATGTTCAAAAGCTACCTTAGATTCATCTGTAATCGCCGATGCATGCAAATAGGACTTGACTCCATGTATCCAAATGAAGAGAATCCATTCCCATGGATGTCAGAAATGATAGATCTGAAAAAAGAGAGAAACTTTTTTGAGACCAGAGTGATTGAGTATCAAACCGGTGGTGCGTTAAATTGGGAGTAGACATAGCCTAAATTAGCGCCCCGTCCGGCAAACATAGGAGATAGGACGGTTGATTAGTACTCGCAGTCGATTAAAACAGGCACAAATGCGAAAACCCAGCGTACAGGGTGACCGGATCTCTTTCCCCATTTTTTTTACCCCATTTAAAAAGCCGCTTCCTGCAAAGGTTGCGGCTTTTTTTCCAAGATTCATTAGCGTGCAGCAGCAAGTTTCAAGCCGCGCGCCGATGAATAGCTCGCTCGTTTCCTATATGGCACCGCAAGGTGCTCTACAGAGTAATGGTCGGGTTTTCTTAAACAGTAGTTTGTTCTAATCCTCACGTGAAGGAGAATCACTATGGCAATCGCCAAAAAGAAGTCTGCTGCAAAGAAACCAGCTGCTAAGAAAAAAGTAGCTGCTAAGAAACCAGCTGCCAAAAAAGCAGCTAAGAAGCGCCCAGCTGCCAAAAAAGCAGCAAAGCGCCCAGCTGCCAAAAAAGCAGCTAAGAAGCCTGCCGCTAAAAAAGCTGCTAAGAAAAAAGTAGCTAAAAAGCGTCCTGCTGCTAAGAAGAAAAAAGCTGCCAAGAAAAAGCCTGCTAAAAAAGCAGCTAAGAAAAGGCCTGCTGCCAAAAAGAAAGGGGCTTCTGTAAAAAAGCCCGCGGCTAAGCCCGCCGTTGCTGAATCAGCGCACACTGCGTTGAACCCGGCTGCGGCTTGGCCTTTTCCTACAGGCAGCCATCCCTAAGCGAAAGCTGAACGGACAGTTGAGCTAGTACTGATGGGGTCCTTCGGGACCCCATTTTTATGGCTTAGAAAGAATAGCCAAAGGCGTCTTTAAAACGCGCCATGATCTCGGAGCGGGGGGGTTGATGATTTTGGGGCCCTTGATGAGCGATTTTGATTGAACCCATTAGGCTGGCAAGTCTTCCCGTGGTCTCCCAATCTAATGTATTTTCTAGACCGTAGAGTAGTCCCCCGCGGAATGCGTCACCGCAACCGGTTGGATCAATCACTTTTTCCGGTCTGACCGCGGGTATGGCAATACTTTTGCCATCAGCATAGATTTGTGCCCCTTGCGCCCCTTTGGTCACAATCAGTGCTTTTACTTCCTTAGCAATTTGATCTAAAGATAGGCCAGTGCGCTGACAAAGCATTTCACCTTCATAGTCATTCACGGCAACGTAACTGGCAAGCTTTACAAGTTCGAGAAGCTCTTGACCATTAAACATTGGTAAACCTTGGCCTGGATCAAACATAAAGGGTACGCCTGCCTCTACAAATTGGTGACAATGCTCCCACATACCAAGCCGTCCATCAGGCGCTACGATACCGAAGTGTGGACTCGCGGAACCAAGAGTGCTAAGGCAGTCTGTAACGCGATTGAGGTGAGAGTGATTCATGGCGCCTGGGTGAAAGGCAGTAATTTGGTTATTGGCCATATCGGTTGTGATCATGGCTTGTGCAGTGAAGGTCTCATCCAGTTTCTTGACATGGGATCGGTTCATTCCAAGATCATCAAGGCGCTGAAGGTAGGGCTCGGCATCTGCCCCAACCGTTGCCATTACCAAAGGCTCACCCCCTAGTAGTTTGAGGTTGTAGCCAATGTTCCCTGCGCAACCACCAAATTCTCGGCGCATGCTAGGTACCAAAAAGGCTACATTCAGAATATGAATCTGATCGGGCAAGATCTGATCTTGAAAACGACCTTCAAAGGTCATGATGGTGTCGTAGGCAATAGAGCCACAAATGATGCTAGCCATAAATACTTTCTGTCATGGATTGGTGGGAGATTGAGTGGGATATGCTACACGCAGGCGATAGCCTGCGGCATTCGAGGGAACTTGAAGGGGGATTGATAGGTTAAATACCTCTCCCGCTGATGCGCCGGTTAATAAAAAATCAGGATGTGTGCTTTGCCAGGTCTTCGGAAGCCACTCTTCAGGAGAGAGCAGTATGCGGACAATGGTTTTCTCATCCGCATCGGTCAAAATGAGTTCGAGTCCAGGAATGGCGATGGGGAGAGCTAAGCGGTTTTGTAACTCGATTTGTAACATCGATTGCGCGGCTGGCAAGCCAGGATCACGGTTGTTTATTTCTGCAATGCCTAGATTGGCCGATATAAAGCGCCATGCTTTGAAATCAGAAATAGCCTTACGATCACATGGAATCAATTCACATAAAAAGTTATCGATCGTTTGAACGGCTTTGAAAGCAGATAACCCGGTTGAGTTAGGACTGCCATCCATGCTTGGGGCAAGCGCATGAAGCATAGGCATTCGCCAGAACGCTGTAGCAAATGGATAAGCGATCAAAAGTACTGCTAGTCCAGCCAATAATTGTTTTTTGATAGAAAGAGGCTTTTTTATGAGGCCCGATTTTGTAACGATATGTTTCAATCCTGAGCCAGATAATTTTTTTGGTTCGTCATGAATCGATCGTGGGGAGCTAAACGCCATATTTTGAGCTTTAGGGCTATATTTACCGATTAGGCATACCCAACCCTCATCGATACCCCAGACAGAGAGTTGAAGGCTGTTCTGATAGCTTGCAATCACCTCATCAACTTGACGCTCTAATATTCCGGACAGAACGAGTTGACCGCCTGGTTTAAGGCGTGCAATAAGAGCTGGTGCGAGCACCTGCAAAGGGTTGGCCAAGATATTTGCAATCACTACATCAAATACTTGATTGCCAACGGCATTCTCGATATCGTCCGGCAATTGAAATTGAATCCGCGTTTGGTTTTGTTGAGCATTTGTTCTGGCTGATTCAATCGCCTGTGGATCAATGTCTGTACCGAATACTTCCCCAAAACCAAGTTTGAATGCTGCGATCGCTAGGATTCCGGAGCCACAACCATAGTCTAAGAGGCTCTGACTGTTTAGTGCAGATTCTTGGCTACATTGTTCCAGCCACTCTAGACAGAGTCGGGTGGTGGGATGGCTACCAGTTCCAAATGCGAGGCCAGGATCAACTGCTAAGCAAATGGCATCCGGATCATTAGGCGTTTGATGCCAGGACGGAACAATCCAGATTCGCTTACCCACGTGGATAGGCTCAAATTGACTTTGGGTTAAACGAACCCAATCCTGATCTGGAACGATGACTTCTTGAGGGGGGGTTACTGAAAACCCAGCTTCCTTGAGTTCGGCAACTAAATCATTAAGGGGTAGATCCAGATCTTTACTAAAGAGAGCTTTGACACTCGAAAGATCCCATGCTTGTACCTCTGGTGAAAGGCCGGGTTCTCCGTAGAGGGGATTTTCATCATATCCGCCGGCAGCTGCATCTTCCACCGAAACTGAAAGAGCGCCAATTTCGATTAGGGCATCACCTAAGGGCTCAGCAATTTCAGCACCTACCGTAAATTGGAGTTCGCGATACGGCATCTAAATTAGAGAATCAAAACAAGTAATTATTTCTTGCCGCGAGTAGCTGACTGCTCCTCAAGACGTTGCTCAAGATAATGAATGCTCGTGCCGCCTTCCACAAATTTTGAGTCGAGCATCAGTTCCCGATGTAGCGGTACATTCGTCTGAATACCATCAATCACCATCTCTGAGAGTGCAATACGCATTCTACGAATAGCTTGTTCTCGAGTCGCCCCATAGGCAATCAATTTCCCAATCATCGAATCGTAGTTAGGTGGCACCATGTAGCCGCTGTAGGCATGAGAATCAACTCGGATTCCAGGGCCGCCTGGCATGTGCCAGGACTGAATTCGCCCTGGGCTTGGCGTGAACTTGAAGGGGTCTTCAGCATTTAAACGACATTCGATAGCATGCCCTCTAAAGATAACATCGCGTTGGCGAAAACTAAGTTTTTGCCCAGCCGCAATCTTAATTTGCTCCTGCACAATATCAATACCCGTAATCATTTCAGTAACTGGATGCTCAACCTGAACGCGCGTGTTCATCTCAATAAAAAAGAACTCGCCGTTTTCATATAAGAACTCAAACGTACCGGCACCCCGATAGGCAATTTTTTTACAAGCATCAGCACAGCGCTCACCAATCTTAGCAATTAGTTTTCGATCAATACCTGGTGCTGGAGCCTCTTCGATAACCTTTTGGTGGCGACGTTGCATGGAGCAATCACGCTCACCAAGCCAAAGGGCATTGCCGTGTGTATCAGCTAACACTTGGATCTCGACGTGGCGTGGCTTTTCCAAGAACTTTTCCATATAAACCTCTGGATTACCAAAGGCTCGTCCCGCCTCTTCGCGGGTCATATTTACGGCACTTAAAAGAGCTGCCTCGGTATGAACTACGCGCATCCCACGACCACCACCACCACCGGCTGCTTTAATGATGACGGGGTAGCCAACGCGTTTAGCGGTCGCAATAATTTCTTTGGGGTTATCGGTGGGTAATGCTCCTGCCGAACCGGGCACACAGGGAACCCCGGCCTTGATCATGGCATTCTTAGCAGAAACCTTATCACCCATCAGACGAATGGATTCGGGGCGAGGACCGATAAATGCAAAACCCGATTTTTCAACACGCTCTGCAAAGTCTGCGTTCTCTGATAGAAAGCCATAGCCTGGATGAATTGCTTCAGCATCAGTTACCTCTGCAGCAGAAATGATGGCCGGCATATTAAGGTAGCTCTGACCAGAGGGGGCTGGCCCGATGCAAACCGCCTCATCGGCAAGCTTTACATATTTAGCCTCTTTATCGGCAGTGGAGTAAACCACCACGGTCTTGATACCAAGCTCACGACAGGCGCGCTGGATGCGTAGGGCAATTTCGCCGCGATTAGCGATGAGGATTTTGTCAAACATGATTTGGGCTTTGGTGTGGATTAGGCGATGATAAAAAGAGGTTGATCGAATTCAACACCTTGACCGTTTTCACATAGAACTTGTTTAACGATGCCCGCTTTCTCAGATTCAATTTCATTAAGGAGCTTCATTGCTTCAATGATGCACAAGGTTTGCCCAACCGTTACGGTGTCGCCTACATTGACAAAAGCAGGTGCCTCGGGGTTTGGTGAGCGATAGAAGGTTCCAACCATCGGCGATTTTTGGGTAAAGCCTTCTGTCGCCACGCTGGGTGCAGTAGCAACAGCGATAGGGGCGGGGGAGGAGGGTTCTAGCGGTATCGGTGCCGCCATGACAACGGTGCTGGGGCTAGAGCCAGCATAAGTACTTGCAGTTGGGCCGCCCCGTGTATTCACAATACGAACTTTATCCTCACCCTCGCTAACTTCTAGCTCTGAAATCCCTGAATCTGAGACTAGATCGATTAATGTCTTTAGTTTTCTTAAGTCCATGCCAAACCTCGTATTGAAGGATGTTTATGTGGAAGATAGTTTGTGTTGAATCGTATTGAGGGCAAGTTCATATCCATGAGCCCCTAAGCCGCAAATAACACCCATGGCTAAATCGGAAAAGTAAGAATGCTTGCGGAACTCTTCGCGCTGATGGATATTGGATAAATGAACCTCAATAAAAGGAATCGCAACCCCAGCAAGAGCATCCCTTAGGGCAACACTGGTGTGAGTAAAGCCCCCTGGATTAATGATGATGAAACTAACCCCATCTTTTTTCGCCTTTTGAACGCGATCAATGAGTTCGCCCTCATGGTTGCTCTGATAAGTCTCTAAGGAAATATCAACCTGTTTTGCTAAGTCAGCCAGTTTTTTATGAATGTCTTCGAGGGTAATTGTGCCGTAGACCTCTGGCTCCCTCATGCCTAATAGATTTAAATTAGGCCCCTGGATTACAAGAACCGATCGATTAACAGAATTTTTTTGCATAGATCGCTACAGTTATTGAAAAATATCACTAAATTTAGGTAGGAACTAAGGTAAATAGTGAAAGATGAAGTATACCCTTAAGGTCTGCGGATTCCCAGAAAAAAGCAGTTTTAGGTGGAAATAAGGCATAAATGGCTTAAAAAGACCAACCGAAATTTGAGCTAAGATTCATGATCTTTCTTTAAATAACGTCTTTTATCATCTTTCTAAGCTCATCTTCAGATATCTTACCTAATTTACGGCTTTTAATCTCACCTTTGGAGTTGATGACCACAGTAAATGGTAGGGCCCCAGAGGGATTGCCAAGCATTTTATTAATCTCATTCCCGCCAAGCCCCCCTAAAACAATAGGATAGGAAATGATCGTTGTTTCTATAAATTGACGAATATTAGAGGGTGAATCGATGCCGATACCGACAATTAGCATATTTTTAGGGTCATATTCCCCTTGAATTTTGTCTAAAGCAGGCATTTCTTCGACGCAGGGTGGGCACCATGAAGCCCAAAAATTGACGACTAGGACCTTATTTTTCCAATCCACTGTTGAAATTGGCTTTTGGTCTGGCGAAAACCATTCCCGTTCAAAAAGTGCCTTGACAGCCTCATGCGAGGCCGAGCCAACGCTTGTTCTCCAGTTAGCTATGAGGGCGCCAGCGGCAGCTGCAATGATGGCGATACTGCCACCGAGTAAAAATTGACGACGGTTCATGGAGCTCCTTGGCTAAAATCCTCGCATGCATATACATATCTTGGGCATTTGCGGAACCTTTATGGGTGGGATAGCGGCAATTGCCCGTCAAGCAGGTCATCAAGTGACCGGTTGCGACGCCAATGTTTATCCTCCCATGAGTACTCAGCTTGAGGCCCAAGGAATAGAACTGATCGAAGGATACTCTCCCGATCAATTACAACAATTTAAATCGAAACCAGATTTATTTCTAATTGGCAATGTGGTGTCGCGTGGTAATCCTCTGTTAGAGGAGATCCTAAACCAAGGACTGCCTTACACCTCTGGTCCGCAGTGGTTGGGCGAGCATGTTTTAAGGGGTCAACACGTCATGGCGGTTGCTGGTACTCATGGCAAAACCACAACAACTGCGATGCTCACGTGGATATTGGAATTTAATCAACAAAGCCCAGGTTACTTAATTGGTGGGGTCCCTTTAAATTTCACGGTATCGGCTCGCCTTGGGAAGGGCGCTTACTTTGTGATTGAGGCTGATGAGTATGACACCGCCTTTTTTGATAAACGCAGCAAGTTTGTTCACTATCGACCACATACTGCAATTCTTAACAACCTAGAGTTTGATCACGCTGATATTTTTCCAGATATCACGGCTATTGAGGCCCAATTTCATCATCTCGTTCGAACTATTCCTCAAAAAGGTTTGGTGATTACAAATTCTATGGAGCAATCGCTAGAGCGAGTGATTGAGCGTGGCTGCTGGAGCCCATTAGAGCGTTTTGGAGAAAAGATAGGCGATTGGTCAATGGTAGACCTGCTGAATGCAGAAGGGAAGCCAGGTGCTGATTTTGCAGTTCTACAGAGAGGGCAAAAATGCGCTGAGGTCCATTGGGCAAGCAACTCTGGGGTGATGGGCAAGCACAATCAAATGAACGCTCTAGCTGCTATAGCAGCGGCAAACCATATTGGTATTCATCCGGAAGATGCTGCGAAGGCGCTGGCTGAGTTTAAGAATGTGAAACGGCGTCTTGAGTTAATTGGTATTAAGAATCATATTCATGTTTATGATGATTTTGCGCATCATCCCACAGCGATTGCAACGACACTCGATGGTCTTCGAAAGCGGGTCGGTAATGAACGTATCCTAGCAGTATTAGAGCCTCGTTCTAATACGATGAAGTTAGGGGTTATGAAATCACAACTCCCGGAGAGCTTGCACGCTGCTGATTTGGTCTTTGCATATGGCGCAATTAGTGGCAAGGATGCTCTGGGCTGGGACTTGCAAGAGGCTATCGCTCCTTTAGCGGAGCGCGGTAAAAGTTTTCAGGATTTAGGTCGCCTCGTAGAGAGTATTTGTACATCTGCAAA
This genomic interval from Polynucleobacter sp. UK-FUSCHL-C3 contains the following:
- the mpl gene encoding UDP-N-acetylmuramate:L-alanyl-gamma-D-glutamyl-meso-diaminopimelate ligase, whose translation is MHIHILGICGTFMGGIAAIARQAGHQVTGCDANVYPPMSTQLEAQGIELIEGYSPDQLQQFKSKPDLFLIGNVVSRGNPLLEEILNQGLPYTSGPQWLGEHVLRGQHVMAVAGTHGKTTTTAMLTWILEFNQQSPGYLIGGVPLNFTVSARLGKGAYFVIEADEYDTAFFDKRSKFVHYRPHTAILNNLEFDHADIFPDITAIEAQFHHLVRTIPQKGLVITNSMEQSLERVIERGCWSPLERFGEKIGDWSMVDLLNAEGKPGADFAVLQRGQKCAEVHWASNSGVMGKHNQMNALAAIAAANHIGIHPEDAAKALAEFKNVKRRLELIGIKNHIHVYDDFAHHPTAIATTLDGLRKRVGNERILAVLEPRSNTMKLGVMKSQLPESLHAADLVFAYGAISGKDALGWDLQEAIAPLAERGKSFQDLGRLVESICTSAKPGDHILVMSNGGFGGVHQKILQRLSEVEIRNSKKE